A single region of the Silene latifolia isolate original U9 population chromosome 8, ASM4854445v1, whole genome shotgun sequence genome encodes:
- the LOC141596751 gene encoding serine/threonine-protein kinase Aurora-3-like isoform X2: MAPHIPKPLQRPPKPQNQQPQKPQIPPNPTIKRNWSLADFEIGKPLGKGKFGRVYLAREIKSKYIVAIKVIFKEQIEKYKLHHQMRREMEIQMSLRHPNVLRLFGWFHDSDRIFLILEYAFGGELYKELRRSGFLPENQAATGRLKIADFGWSVQSRDKRRTMCGTLDYLAPEMVENKAHDYAVDNWTLGVLCYEFLYGVPPFEAESQRDTFKRIRMVDLNFPSSPEISAEAKNLITRLLVKDSSKRLSLQKILEHPWITRNADPTGICRK, translated from the exons ATGGCGCCTCATATCCCTAAACCTCTTCAAAGACCCCCAAAACCTCAAAATCAACAACCACAAAAGCCCCAAATTCCTCCAAACCCTACCATCAAGCGCAATTGGTCCCTCGCCGATTTCGAGATCGGTAAACCTCTCGGCAAGGGCAAATTTGGTCGAGTTTACCTCGCTCGCGAAATCAAG AGTAAGTACATTGTAGCGATCAAGGTGATTTTCAAGGAACAGATTGAGAAATACAAGCTACATCATCAAATGAGGAGAGAAATGGAGATTCAAATGAGTTTACGCCATCCCAATGTTCTTCGTCTTTTCGGTTGGTTTCATGATTCTGACAGGATTTTTTTGATTCTCGAGTATGCTTTCGGTGGTGAGCTTTACAAGGAGCTTCGTCGTTCCGGTTTTCTTCCTGAAAACCAGGCTGCAACG gGTCGTCTGAAGATTGCAGATTTTGGTTGGTCGGTTCAATCGAGGGACAAGAGACGCACTATGTGTGGGACTCTTGACTATTTGGctccagaaatggttgagaacaaAGCCCATGATTATGCAGTCGACAACTGGACTCTGGGGGTTCTTTGTTATGAGTTCTTGTATGGAGTCCCTCCATTTGAGGCTGAAAGCCAACGCGATACTTTCAAAAG GATTAGGATGGTTGATTTGAACTTCCCATCTTCACCAGAAATTTCAGCAGAGGCCAAGAATCTGATCACTCGA CTTTTGGTAAAAGACTCTTCAAAACGGCTATCCCTCCAAAAGATCCTCGAGCATCCATGGATCACAAGGAACGCAGATCCAACTGGAATCTGCCGTAAATAG
- the LOC141596751 gene encoding serine/threonine-protein kinase Aurora-3-like isoform X1 — protein sequence MAPHIPKPLQRPPKPQNQQPQKPQIPPNPTIKRNWSLADFEIGKPLGKGKFGRVYLAREIKSKYIVAIKVIFKEQIEKYKLHHQMRREMEIQMSLRHPNVLRLFGWFHDSDRIFLILEYAFGGELYKELRRSGFLPENQAATYIASLTEALAYCHGKNVIHRDIKPENLLLDHEGRLKIADFGWSVQSRDKRRTMCGTLDYLAPEMVENKAHDYAVDNWTLGVLCYEFLYGVPPFEAESQRDTFKRIRMVDLNFPSSPEISAEAKNLITRLLVKDSSKRLSLQKILEHPWITRNADPTGICRK from the exons ATGGCGCCTCATATCCCTAAACCTCTTCAAAGACCCCCAAAACCTCAAAATCAACAACCACAAAAGCCCCAAATTCCTCCAAACCCTACCATCAAGCGCAATTGGTCCCTCGCCGATTTCGAGATCGGTAAACCTCTCGGCAAGGGCAAATTTGGTCGAGTTTACCTCGCTCGCGAAATCAAG AGTAAGTACATTGTAGCGATCAAGGTGATTTTCAAGGAACAGATTGAGAAATACAAGCTACATCATCAAATGAGGAGAGAAATGGAGATTCAAATGAGTTTACGCCATCCCAATGTTCTTCGTCTTTTCGGTTGGTTTCATGATTCTGACAGGATTTTTTTGATTCTCGAGTATGCTTTCGGTGGTGAGCTTTACAAGGAGCTTCGTCGTTCCGGTTTTCTTCCTGAAAACCAGGCTGCAACG TATATTGCTAGTCTTACAGAGGCGTTGGCCTACTGCCATGGCAAGAATGTCATTCACAGGGACATCAAGCCTGAGAATTTGTTGCTTGATCATGAG gGTCGTCTGAAGATTGCAGATTTTGGTTGGTCGGTTCAATCGAGGGACAAGAGACGCACTATGTGTGGGACTCTTGACTATTTGGctccagaaatggttgagaacaaAGCCCATGATTATGCAGTCGACAACTGGACTCTGGGGGTTCTTTGTTATGAGTTCTTGTATGGAGTCCCTCCATTTGAGGCTGAAAGCCAACGCGATACTTTCAAAAG GATTAGGATGGTTGATTTGAACTTCCCATCTTCACCAGAAATTTCAGCAGAGGCCAAGAATCTGATCACTCGA CTTTTGGTAAAAGACTCTTCAAAACGGCTATCCCTCCAAAAGATCCTCGAGCATCCATGGATCACAAGGAACGCAGATCCAACTGGAATCTGCCGTAAATAG